The sequence below is a genomic window from Candidatus Krumholzibacteriota bacterium.
CCGGGGACGCGCCCGGCGACGGCGAGCCCGCGACGGAAGAGCCCGCCGTTGACGAACCCGCGACGGAGGAGGCTCCGGCGGCCGCGCCCGCGGTTCCGCCGTTGCCGGAAGAGCCGCCGCGCAACGCCAACATGCGCTGGTACGTGCTTCATACCTATTCGGGGCGCGAGGCGAAGGTGCGCGACACGATCGAGCGGCTCATCCGCAATTCCGATTTCCAGGACAGGTTCGGCAAGGTCCTCGTCGCCACCGAGGAAGTCGCCGAGATGAAGAAGGGCAAGAAGACCGTCTCGAAGCGGAAGCTCTTCCCCAGCTACATCCTCGTCGAGATGGAGATGACGAACGAGACCTGGTCGCTCGTCGAGAACGTGCCGGGCGTCACCCATTTCGTCGGCGGCGGCGGCAAGCCGACCCCGATGCCCGGGAAGGAAGTCGACCGGATCCTCGGGCGGATGGAGAAGAAGGAAGGCATCATTCCCGAGGTTCCCTTCACGCTCGGCGAGCACGTTCGGGTCGCCGACGGCCCCTTCGCCGATTTCACCGGCGTCGTCGACGAAATCAATCCCGAGCGCGGCAAGCTCAAGGTCCTCGTCAGCATTTTCGGCAGGGAGACCCCTG
It includes:
- the nusG gene encoding transcription termination/antitermination factor NusG, with the translated sequence MNEERKKTDAEENAASEAVETPAPATEEPAGDAPDDAGASTEEPAVDEPATEEPAGDAPGDGEPATEEPAVDEPATEEAPAAAPAVPPLPEEPPRNANMRWYVLHTYSGREAKVRDTIERLIRNSDFQDRFGKVLVATEEVAEMKKGKKTVSKRKLFPSYILVEMEMTNETWSLVENVPGVTHFVGGGGKPTPMPGKEVDRILGRMEKKEGIIPEVPFTLGEHVRVADGPFADFTGVVDEINPERGKLKVLVSIFGRETPVELDFLQVKTI